Below is a genomic region from Streptomyces sp. RPA4-2.
CTACCGCCGAAGGCGCCGCGCGCGGCCGACCGGGGAATCTGCCGTGTCCCCGGGAAAGGTGTAGCCCTCACGCGTTCCCGTCGGTACGGTGATCGTCCCCCCCCCGTGCGAGCCGGTGCCGTCTCCACGCCCGCGCCCGCCCCGCTGGAGACCGCTCCCATGTCGACGATCGCCGTACCAGGCGCGCTCGCGCCCCGCCGCGCCTGGCTCACGGACCTGCCGCTGCTGCTCGTCGCGGCGGTGTGGGGAGCCAGTTATCTCGCGGCCAAGGACGTCACCACCGCGCGGACGGTGATCGCCGTACTGGTGCTGCGCTTCGCCGTCGCACTGCCGGTACTGGTGGCGGTGGGATGGCGTTCCCTGCGCGCGCTGAGCGCCGCGCAGTGGCGCGGGGCCGCGACACTGGGCCTGATCCTGAGCGGGATCTTCCTGTTGGAGACCTACGGCGTCGTGCACACCTCGGCGACCAACGCGGGCCTCGTCATCAGCCTCACCATGATCTTCACGCCGCTCGCCGAGGCGGCCGTGACCCGTGTCCGGCCCGCCCGCTCCTTCCTCGCCGCGGCCGGAGTCTCCGTACTCGGCGTGGTCCTGCTGACCCAGAGCGGTGGCTTCACCCGCCCCTCGCCGGGCGATCTGCTGATGCTGCTCGCGGCCGCCGCCCGGACCGTGCACGTACTCGTCATGTCCCGCAGCAAGGCCGTCCGCGGCGCCGGCGCGCTGCCGCTGACCACGGTGCAACTGGGCACCGCGGTCCTCGTGTTCGCGCTGCTGTCGGCCGGCGCCGACACCACGCCCTGGGCCACGGCCGCGGACTTCGGGGCGCGGGAGTGGGCCGGGCTGCTGTTCCTCGCCGTGTTCTGCACGCTCTTCGCCTTCTTCGTACAGATGTGGGCCGTGCGCCGGACCTCGCCGTCCCGGGTCGGTCTGCTGCTCGGCACCGAGCCGCTGTGGGCCGCGGCCGCGGGCATCGCGCTCGGCGGTGAACGACTGGGCGCGGCGGGGCTGGTGGGCGGCGTTCTCGTGATCGCGGGGACCGTGTGGGGACGCCGGGCGGCAGGTTAACTCGCGGAAAACTCATCGGACGCGGCGGGAGAAATCATCGACCTTGGCATTGACATGTCAAGGTCTACGCGCGTCATTCTAGGGTCATGAGATTCCCCCCACGAATCACTCGCATCGGTTCCCTGGTCGCTCTCATGTCCGCGCTGCTCATCGGCGGGAGCGCGGTCGTCCCCGCCAACGCCGCGGCGACCGCCGTGGGCAGCATCTGCTACGGCAAGCTGCCTTCGCAGGCCTACGACACGCTGGACCTGATCGCGTCCGGAGGCCCCTTCCCGTACTCGCAGGACGGGGTCGTCTTCCAGAACCGCGAGGGCGTCCTGCCCAGTCAGTCCACCGGCTACTACCACGAGTACACCGTCATCACGCCGGGCTCCCCGACGCGTGGCGCCAAGCGCATCGTGACCGGCAAGAAGACGCGGGAGGACTACTACACCTCGGACCACTACGTCACGTTCAACCTGATCAACTTCGGCTGCTGAATCCGAGGGTGACCCGGTTCACCGGAGGTCCGGTCCGTGTTCAGCCGGACCCCCGGCTCCCGGCGGCGGCGAACGGCGCGCCCGCGAGGACGACGAGCGCGACGCTCGTGCAGCTCTCGTAACCGTCGAGGACACCGAGCCGCTCTACGGGGCCCCACCCTCGTAGGC
It encodes:
- a CDS encoding DMT family transporter; the protein is MSTIAVPGALAPRRAWLTDLPLLLVAAVWGASYLAAKDVTTARTVIAVLVLRFAVALPVLVAVGWRSLRALSAAQWRGAATLGLILSGIFLLETYGVVHTSATNAGLVISLTMIFTPLAEAAVTRVRPARSFLAAAGVSVLGVVLLTQSGGFTRPSPGDLLMLLAAAARTVHVLVMSRSKAVRGAGALPLTTVQLGTAVLVFALLSAGADTTPWATAADFGAREWAGLLFLAVFCTLFAFFVQMWAVRRTSPSRVGLLLGTEPLWAAAAGIALGGERLGAAGLVGGVLVIAGTVWGRRAAG
- a CDS encoding ribonuclease domain-containing protein; the protein is MRFPPRITRIGSLVALMSALLIGGSAVVPANAAATAVGSICYGKLPSQAYDTLDLIASGGPFPYSQDGVVFQNREGVLPSQSTGYYHEYTVITPGSPTRGAKRIVTGKKTREDYYTSDHYVTFNLINFGC